From Cygnus olor isolate bCygOlo1 chromosome 17, bCygOlo1.pri.v2, whole genome shotgun sequence:
CAACACAAGCAGATGTGTTCTGGATTTAAACAAGCTTTGCACTGCTACAAGGAGCTTTGTCTAGGCCTGGTAAGCATGGCTATCACCAGACTGCTAACAGCAAAACCACGGGGTTAGCAACAGGCAGCTGGAGAGCCTTTGGGCTACAAGACAGGCTTGAGATAAAGACCTCAAACTATTCTAATAAAATCACTACAGCTGATTGCACCAGTCTTCAGCTTTGTAGGCATATGCTGCAAAGGCAGGAATGAAAGATGCAGGTGAAAGTGCAGGACTATTAGAGCAATAAGAGGAAACAAGATAGATGGAGCTGGTCACCTCTGGGTTGTCTTCATCATTGCTTCGTTCCCACGGACTGCTTGAGGGATCACAGGAAAGTCATCACTGTCCTGTTCTTGCCGATCTGCCAGGGCTCCAGTGGGTAAAAGCGAATGACAATCCTTATTGGATATAAGAGCAAAAACACATcggacaaaaaaaatattattttacagcaAGTTGTTATCCCTGCCCAGATTGCAGCAAGCTAGCAAATCTTCACTAAGCTCCAGCAGGCTCACACTGCAGGGCGTTAATTTAACAGAAGCACAGACAGGCTGCGCGCGGGCAGAGTACAAACAGGTGCCAGAGTTCATCTGCACAAACCCAATTGCAGACTGAACTTCAATGCCGCCTGTACGAGAGACTCGTCCATTTCAGAAGCACCCAAGCATCTCCTAATCCTGCCGGGTGTTTATCCTGACGGAACCCCAGGGGCAGGGGAATATCATTACTCTCCTTGTGGGGACGGGGCAGAGGGGCCGAGCCTCCAGCCCGGCCGGCCGCGGGCCCCGGGGCCCAGAGCGGTCCCCCTGGGCCGGGAAAGCCCGGGGACAGCCCGGGGACAGCCCGCACTCACCTCTCGGTGCTGAGGCCCAGCTCCGCCGTCAGGAAGTCGAAGAAGCGGGCGCTGTGCGCCTGGTTCTGCTGCGCCGAGCCCACCACGCCGATGGAGGAGACGAGCAGCTGGGCGCAGGGCTCGGCCGAGCCCGACACCACCATGGGCAGCCCGCTGCGCACCGTCACGTTCACCCGCTGCCGGCACACGCACGGTCACGGCCACGGTCCTGAtcccggtgccggtcccggtgccagtcccggtgccggtcccgcTCTCggccgccccccagccccgcactcACCTCAGCGGGCTTGCTTAAGatggcggcggtggcggcgcaCAGCTTCTGCGGCAGCTCCGGCGGCAGCCGCTCAGCCGCCAGGTTGGTGTCCAGCTCCACGAACGGCATGGCCACCGACCGACCCCACAGCGCCGGGAGCCGGGCAAGGGGAACCGGGAACCGGGCACCGGCTCCTCCCCGCCCCCGTCCCGCTCCACCCCGTCCCGCCCCCGGCACTGCAAGAAGTGAGACATGCAGGGAGGTTTCTTGTCTTGTCCCGTATAAATAATCATCGCCCCCACATTCTGCAGTCGGGATTTGAGCTCCGAAGTTGGCAGAAgtgcccctggcagcagcatcccagctgcagctcaggctTCTCACAAGCTGAGGTGCTGTGCGGGGAGGTTCCTTGTGCTGATTTACGGCAAAAAGTTACGAACCACCTTGGCTACAAAGTCATCGTGTGTAAGGTACAGCACTGTGGTGAAGGTTGGCCCTGTAtgatgtgattttttatttttattttttaattttccacagTTATTGACGAACCTAATGAAAACTGGTAGAGCTGCTCGCCTTGCTGGGGGAATTGTTTGGCCTTCAGTGCTGCCAGCGAGGACAATACTGGCACGGGGAGCAGTGTGTAAAGCAGCCAGCAGGAAGGCTGGAATCGGATTTCCAGGAGAGACTGACTGCAAAAAGAGACAGGACGGAGAGGGGGCATGGCAGCTGGCAGGGGATGGCTGCTGGCTGCGCTGAGCGGTGGCACAGAAGCTCCCCTCAAACCCAGAAGAAATAACCCAGAAAAGCTGTTAGATTTCAGGGTAAATTTACAGAAAGATATAATCTTGTAATTAAGGGATGATCTTGAGCTGCAATAACCATGAATTCACACAGTGTTACTGCCTACATGGTATTTTTCCACACagtaattacttttctgtaataattctgttttctgccaGGGGTAAGGAAACCACTGCTGTCATTGCTGCATAGCAGAGATGCAGTGAGGAAGATTTTACGACTTGCCCACTCAGAAGCCCTAGGAGACTGTACTGAACTCTCTCCAGGGCACTCACTATCACCATCAGGGCAAGACAAACGAATTTGTCACCAAAACCAAGACACTGGGGGTGTCCAGGCACCTTGCAAACCCCAGGCCCAAGCCCactgcctggctgcagggaaTCATTGACCCATTGTAAGATGCCCTTTAGGatccatttttctatttctcattcctttaaatattaaaaaaaatctcttccaaatAAATTccaaggccaaaaaaaaacccaccactacaccaccaaaacaaaagcaagagacCAGCATGTCAGAAGGCCTcccaagaaaaaacaagcaaaagaaatttaagtATCAGAAGTCAGCAACTACAACAGGATGAGGGTCTGCTACAACCATTTTTAATGATATGCTTTGTCCTTTGCTCTTGATGAGCAATGTGAGTGGCAAATTGTCCGTGGCCTCAGGGCACAACCCAGAATCCCAGAGTTTTTATTAAACTaaagacatttgttttattgtttctgtcttGGAGCAGATGACTGAAAAGTTTGCAGGGTGATAAACCAAGAGGGatgacagcacagcagcaagtaGTCTCCATCCTGCTCAGCCTTTGGAAAatcctgttgtttttctttccacttgtAGACATCTGTATGTGTCATCACTTAGAAATTCCACTCTCAAAGTTCAAAAGTCAACCACTTCCCATTTAAAATTTAACTCAGTTATAGACAATATTTGTGAATAAAACATAAGTTAAAACATATTATTCAGCCAATGTTTGGGAAAGTGAGAATAAATGCATGCCTGTTTCTAATGTTTTTGGTTCATGAAAAGAGAGACTTCAGTCAGTTCTCTTGTTCTTATAGAGAACATcatcacaaaatgaaattttctgctAGTGAAAGCTCAAATATGTAACAGAATTCTCTTTCCAGTTGGAAATTTGAAGATGTCCCTCGGCTCTGGACTAAATCCATATAATCCAGAACTGAAACCTTATAGAAAAACATCACCAAAACATATCAGGTTGTAGAGAACTCAGCAGATATGTGACTAGCCAAGACATGTTAgtattggaaagaaaagaagctaTTCTGTTACTGAGAGAAGCAGTTCCCaaattatttactcattttGTCTTCATTCCTTCCAGAAAGAGCTCTTGGGCAAAGATTTCAGGGTAAGGTTCAAGAGCAGCAGCTATTTGTGAATGGAAGTATGCGGAGATATTCCACCAGTTTTTGCATCCTTCACTACTTGTTACTTTCAACTGAAGACACTAGAAATTGTTATTTTACTTAAATTGTGCTGCAAtacaaaagatttttatatttgagCTACAACTAATCTGAAGTAAACGCAGCCAAGAAAAAGAGCCCTGAAGCTCCAAAACAACTCTCTGCCCTATATTATTGTGATGCATACGTTGCTCAATGCCACAAAATCTTATTACTTCAGCTTGCACAGGGTGACTTGGTGAACTTCCATCCAAAACAATCTCAGAAGAGCATGTCTGGATTTATTCCTCCTCTCCATTTTCTAGGAGGAATGTGGATTGCTATTGCACTATTACCacaggaaaagacaaacaacaacaaacaacaaaacaaacaaaaattgattGCAGTCAtgttctctttcaaaaaatgaaagaatgtgaATGCATTCTTTCAGTGTATTTCCTATATAATACCAACAGAGTATTTAGGTAGGCAGTTATTTGAAGGCTGTGGCCACCCTCAGCTTTTTGAGGTTGCTTGGTCTTTACTATACAGATCTCCCAAGAATTGCCCTGCCACACATGTACTGACAGACCTAGCACCTACAAAACCCAACTTTCAGAATTGGAGATTTGTGGTTAAACTAAAGAATTACAAAGATTCACAGTTATAGATGAATATGAATAAACTTCTCATAGGATCCTAAAGGCAAACAGAAGTATGGAATGTACATGGGTGGCCAAGCAACATGCTCCAGCAATAAGAAACTTTCCAAGAAAAATTTGatgtcttt
This genomic window contains:
- the DDT gene encoding D-dopachrome decarboxylase isoform X4, which encodes MPFVELDTNLAAERLPPELPQKLCAATAAILSKPAEDCHSLLPTGALADRQEQDSDDFPVIPQAVRGNEAMMKTTQRYQTWRHRGAKSMEVRGDTRLKSTSAFLHNSD
- the DDT gene encoding D-dopachrome decarboxylase isoform X5, with the translated sequence MPFVELDTNLAAERLPPELPQKLCAATAAILSKPAEDCHSLLPTGALADRQEQDSDDFPVIPQAVRGNEAMMKTTQRTCMLHCFITGIYMVPDMEAQRS
- the DDT gene encoding D-dopachrome decarboxylase isoform X2, encoding MPFVELDTNLAAERLPPELPQKLCAATAAILSKPAERVNVTVRSGLPMVVSGSAEPCAQLLVSSIGVVGSAQQNQAHSARFFDFLTAELGLSTERIVIRFYPLEPWQIGKNRTVMTFL
- the DDT gene encoding D-dopachrome decarboxylase isoform X1, whose product is MPFVELDTNLAAERLPPELPQKLCAATAAILSKPAEDCHSLLPTGALADRQEQDSDDFPVIPQAVRGNEAMMKTTQRIFVAECLCGDGSVQRRQLLVKNCIVPRENILKDLHAPLLYNWNIYGTRHGGTEELRAWRSVETQG
- the DDT gene encoding D-dopachrome decarboxylase isoform X3; amino-acid sequence: MPFVELDTNLAAERLPPELPQKLCAATAAILSKPAEDCHSLLPTGALADRQEQDSDDFPVIPQAVRGNEAMMKTTQRIFVAECLCGDGSVQRRQLLVKNCIVPRENILKVPDMEAQRS